In Lewinellaceae bacterium, a single window of DNA contains:
- a CDS encoding isoprenylcysteine carboxylmethyltransferase family protein — protein sequence MNQNIFRISAAIIIFAAIGISSYFRLKADRETGEKIPRKADGTTMMTVIKIGGLILWMGPLVYLINPDWMAWSKIGFPAFVRWIGVGTGALCVVLIYWLFSSIGNNISPTSATRKQHKLITHGPYRWIRHPLYTIGAATFLSFGLMADNWFIMLSGLLVFVVMAIRTPKEEANLIEKFGEEYREYMKRTGRFLPRLFGS from the coding sequence ATGAACCAAAACATATTCCGCATCTCCGCCGCCATCATAATTTTCGCAGCCATCGGCATTTCCTCCTACTTTCGCCTAAAAGCAGATAGAGAAACCGGCGAGAAAATACCGCGCAAGGCTGATGGCACAACCATGATGACGGTCATAAAAATTGGTGGGCTGATCCTTTGGATGGGGCCCTTAGTGTACCTCATCAATCCGGATTGGATGGCATGGTCTAAGATCGGGTTTCCGGCTTTTGTGCGTTGGATCGGTGTTGGAACAGGGGCTTTATGTGTTGTGTTGATCTACTGGCTGTTCAGCAGCATCGGCAACAACATTTCCCCCACCAGCGCTACCCGCAAGCAGCATAAACTGATCACTCATGGCCCTTATCGCTGGATACGGCATCCTCTTTATACTATTGGGGCGGCAACCTTCCTGTCCTTTGGGCTCATGGCCGACAACTGGTTCATCATGCTGTCAGGCCTGCTGGTATTTGTGGTCATGGCTATCCGGACGCCCAAAGAAGAAGCCAACCTCATCGAAAAGTTTGGGGAGGAATACAGGGAGTATATGAAGCGGACGGGACGTTTTTTGCCTCGCTTGTTTGGCTCCTAG
- a CDS encoding CPBP family intramembrane metalloprotease yields the protein MKRYFAPILTVLGFFFLLVVIEPMMETVFLAPLFTVPELGDNYGLLPISVAEHFLVSNVIQLLFALGLIYLFRMGKSDYPLQPFFAGPARENSRQFLWGTAGGTVLIASAAAVPFLSGMAGFEATPFSMRELSVMLALMMFIALGEEVIFRGYILQELSEQMDRNLALGISALIFALAHIASPNYGWIPLLNLFLAGLLLGLAYLRFNSIWAAVGLHFSWNFVQGPILGFEVSGKGFSMWLEPEFSSGPGYISGNIFGLEGTVAAAAVQLAAVVWLYMSLSRAGSNQEAQNLQPEPMGPTILK from the coding sequence ATGAAGCGATATTTTGCCCCAATTCTAACGGTTCTTGGCTTTTTCTTCCTGCTAGTGGTTATCGAACCTATGATGGAGACCGTATTCCTGGCCCCTCTGTTTACGGTTCCGGAATTGGGAGACAACTACGGCCTGCTCCCCATCAGTGTGGCGGAGCATTTTTTAGTTTCGAATGTGATACAATTATTGTTTGCCCTCGGCCTCATTTACTTATTCCGAATGGGCAAGTCCGATTACCCTTTACAGCCGTTCTTTGCTGGCCCGGCCCGTGAAAACAGCCGGCAGTTTCTCTGGGGAACAGCAGGGGGCACAGTGTTGATCGCCTCCGCCGCCGCTGTGCCTTTCCTCTCCGGCATGGCCGGTTTCGAGGCCACTCCTTTCAGCATGCGCGAACTATCCGTTATGCTGGCGCTGATGATGTTTATTGCTCTGGGAGAAGAAGTGATTTTCCGGGGGTACATCCTGCAGGAGCTTTCAGAACAGATGGACCGGAACCTTGCCCTGGGAATATCCGCCCTGATATTCGCCCTGGCCCATATTGCTTCTCCAAATTACGGTTGGATCCCCCTGCTCAACCTCTTCCTCGCCGGGCTGCTGCTGGGACTGGCTTACCTTCGCTTCAACAGCATCTGGGCCGCCGTGGGCCTGCACTTCAGTTGGAATTTCGTGCAGGGGCCCATCCTGGGCTTTGAGGTCAGCGGCAAAGGATTTTCGATGTGGCTGGAGCCGGAGTTCAGTTCCGGCCCCGGGTACATATCTGGCAACATATTTGGGCTGGAAGGCACGGTAGCCGCAGCAGCGGTGCAACTGGCCGCAGTGGTTTGGCTGTACATGAGTTTAAGCCGGGCCGGCAGCAATCAGGAGGCTCAGAACCTGCAACCGGAACCAATGGGGCCAACAATTTTAAAGTAA
- a CDS encoding HlyD family efflux transporter periplasmic adaptor subunit: MKTRTFPFEFVTESVEGLCARQSVRSQAIYTTVLLCLAAALLSLPLIKIDISKQSRAIIRANQKNNELAAPVYAQVKASFLREGLQVGQGDTLMILSTAKLDEQLSSLQEQLSLNAAYIRDLRRLSSRDSAGVEGLETSLYYQEYIQFHQKAAEQQLQVDFTRRALQRNKQLFDEGAIARVEYEQAEFDANLAQRVLQSIREQYRRNWQLELERYKKENLELQAKAQKIEKEKMDYYITAPISGAVTQYAGLQGGNFVAPNQPIATISSDDTLIVESYISPADIGLIREGMAVQFQVDAYNYNQWGLASGTVAQVSEDIVQYQEQPVFAVKCSLRESHLRLKNGYRGKLKKGMTLTARFCIARRSLYQLLYDKIDHWLNPKLG; encoded by the coding sequence ATGAAAACCAGAACCTTTCCCTTCGAATTCGTCACGGAAAGCGTTGAGGGCCTTTGCGCCCGGCAGAGTGTGCGCAGCCAGGCGATCTATACCACCGTATTGTTATGCCTGGCCGCCGCGCTCCTTTCCCTGCCCTTGATCAAAATAGACATCAGCAAGCAAAGCCGGGCCATCATCCGGGCCAACCAGAAGAACAACGAACTCGCGGCGCCGGTTTACGCTCAGGTAAAGGCTTCTTTTCTTCGCGAAGGGCTGCAGGTCGGGCAGGGCGATACGCTGATGATCCTTAGCACGGCTAAACTGGATGAACAGCTCTCCAGCCTGCAGGAGCAGCTTTCTCTTAATGCCGCTTACATCCGGGACCTCAGGCGCCTTTCTTCCCGGGATTCGGCCGGCGTGGAAGGTCTGGAAACCTCCCTATACTACCAGGAATACATCCAATTTCATCAGAAAGCAGCCGAGCAACAATTGCAGGTAGACTTCACCCGGCGGGCGCTGCAACGCAACAAACAACTGTTCGACGAAGGCGCCATCGCCAGAGTGGAATACGAGCAGGCAGAGTTTGACGCCAACCTGGCGCAACGGGTGCTGCAATCCATCCGGGAACAATACCGGCGAAACTGGCAGCTCGAACTGGAGCGCTACAAGAAGGAAAACCTCGAACTGCAGGCCAAAGCACAGAAGATCGAGAAAGAAAAAATGGATTATTACATCACCGCGCCTATCAGCGGAGCGGTGACCCAATACGCAGGGCTTCAGGGCGGCAACTTCGTTGCTCCCAACCAACCCATCGCCACCATTTCTTCAGACGATACGCTCATAGTGGAAAGTTATATTTCCCCGGCCGATATAGGGCTGATCCGGGAGGGCATGGCGGTACAGTTTCAGGTAGACGCCTACAATTACAACCAGTGGGGGCTGGCCAGCGGCACCGTCGCACAGGTTTCAGAAGACATTGTCCAGTATCAGGAGCAACCTGTATTTGCCGTTAAATGCTCTTTGCGGGAATCCCACCTGCGGCTGAAGAACGGATACCGGGGAAAACTCAAAAAGGGAATGACCCTCACCGCGCGCTTTTGTATTGCCCGGCGCAGCTTGTATCAATTGTTGTACGATAAAATCGACCATTGGTTAAACCCGAAGTTGGGATAA
- a CDS encoding glycogen debranching protein, producing MKWYTLLLLLLGFAACQPEKQGPIYQSDAFALYPDKVVQGDNQAVALSPTHLTSNYKSPASENYSRLATFKFSINEKDNELPPGQNHWLVIGEEHESPVIKFGEQPEATPEAPGTFLPVNYEYTFRVDLSPVLEQFEEKGYYEAYDGSRVAKADFKNFYIAGGSEPLTWDFVNLEEEGLQLKDPDGDNIYEITLTLNPYNPEDYQDKDWKLTADLSNRPQYKSDQPIVDALFNLSLEEAILNIEPDSTLRTGAKWAGVWTRDISYSIFLAFAYHEPEVAKISLMKKVKRGRIIQDTGSGGAWPVSSDRTTWALAAWEIYKTTGDRDWLQEAYTIIKNTLEDDYKVLKSPQTGMYRGESSFLDWREQTYPKWMSNMDIYVSENLGTNVVHYRAHLILAEMAKILGEPDEVYRQRAEEIKKGINDYLWMARKGYYGQYLYGRQYLDLSPRFEALGEALAILFGVADGEKAQSIIAQSPATAFGVTCIYPQIPGIPPYHNDGIWPFVQSYWNLAAAKAGNEKALNHGLAAIYRAGGLFLTNYENFVAGTGDFLGTEINSHRMLWSMAGNLAMVHRVFMGMSFEADGLRFSPAIPSSYPGTKTLSNFRYRNAILNITVDGFGNQVESITLDGEPLEDAFLPADISGEHAIAIKMNGQAFDGAATNLVENRFSLPTPQVEQKGSALKWEAIPGAVNYLVYKDGEVLEKTASTQKEIPAGEVAEYKVSAVDDKGYESFTSEPLLVAPETAVRIVEIEQFTGASQLPYTNYSGSGFVEVSNQKNRAIELIVNAEKAGEYLIDFRYSNGSGPWNTDNKCALRDLYANGERVGSLVFPQRGTDEWSDWGYSNSYVVELNKGKNTLRLSFEEWDVNMNVEENRAMVDYARVVGL from the coding sequence ATGAAATGGTACACTTTACTTTTGCTTCTATTGGGATTTGCTGCCTGCCAACCCGAAAAACAAGGCCCCATATACCAATCCGATGCCTTTGCCCTTTACCCGGACAAAGTCGTGCAAGGCGACAACCAAGCCGTCGCCCTTTCCCCCACCCACCTCACCTCCAACTACAAAAGCCCGGCCAGCGAGAACTACTCCCGCCTGGCCACGTTCAAATTCAGCATCAACGAAAAGGACAACGAGCTGCCGCCAGGCCAGAACCATTGGCTGGTGATCGGCGAAGAACACGAGTCGCCCGTCATTAAGTTCGGGGAGCAACCGGAGGCAACGCCGGAAGCTCCGGGCACTTTTCTGCCCGTCAATTACGAATACACCTTTCGGGTGGACCTATCGCCCGTCCTGGAGCAGTTTGAAGAAAAAGGATACTACGAAGCCTACGACGGCAGCCGCGTCGCTAAAGCCGATTTCAAGAACTTCTACATCGCCGGCGGGTCAGAGCCGCTCACCTGGGATTTCGTCAACCTGGAAGAGGAGGGCCTCCAACTGAAAGACCCCGACGGCGACAACATCTACGAGATTACCCTGACGCTCAATCCCTACAACCCGGAAGATTACCAGGACAAAGATTGGAAACTCACCGCTGATCTTTCCAACCGCCCGCAGTATAAATCCGATCAGCCTATTGTCGACGCTCTGTTCAACCTCTCCCTGGAAGAAGCCATCCTGAACATCGAACCGGACAGCACCCTGCGCACCGGCGCCAAGTGGGCCGGCGTCTGGACGCGCGACATCAGCTACAGCATCTTCCTGGCCTTCGCCTACCACGAACCGGAAGTAGCGAAGATCAGCCTGATGAAGAAGGTCAAACGCGGCCGCATCATCCAGGACACCGGCTCCGGCGGCGCCTGGCCGGTCTCCTCCGACCGCACCACCTGGGCGCTGGCCGCCTGGGAAATTTACAAAACCACCGGCGATAGGGATTGGCTGCAGGAAGCCTATACCATTATAAAAAATACGCTGGAAGACGATTACAAGGTGTTAAAGTCGCCCCAAACCGGTATGTACCGGGGGGAGTCGTCTTTCCTGGACTGGAGGGAGCAGACCTACCCCAAGTGGATGTCGAACATGGATATTTACGTCTCCGAAAACCTGGGCACCAACGTGGTGCACTACCGGGCCCACCTCATCCTGGCGGAGATGGCCAAAATACTGGGCGAACCTGATGAGGTTTACAGGCAAAGAGCGGAGGAGATCAAAAAAGGCATCAACGATTACCTCTGGATGGCCAGGAAGGGTTACTACGGCCAGTACCTCTACGGCCGGCAATACCTCGACCTGTCTCCCCGGTTTGAAGCCCTGGGCGAGGCCCTGGCTATCCTGTTTGGCGTGGCCGATGGGGAAAAAGCGCAGTCCATCATTGCCCAATCGCCGGCAACGGCCTTCGGCGTTACCTGCATCTATCCGCAGATTCCCGGCATTCCGCCCTACCACAATGACGGCATCTGGCCCTTCGTGCAGTCTTACTGGAACCTGGCTGCCGCCAAAGCCGGCAACGAAAAGGCGCTCAACCATGGCCTGGCCGCCATCTACCGCGCCGGCGGCCTGTTCCTCACCAACTACGAGAACTTTGTGGCCGGCACCGGCGACTTCCTGGGCACCGAGATCAACTCACACCGCATGCTGTGGAGCATGGCAGGCAACCTGGCCATGGTGCACCGGGTGTTCATGGGCATGTCCTTCGAAGCGGACGGACTGCGCTTCAGCCCCGCTATTCCCAGTTCCTATCCCGGAACGAAAACTTTGTCGAATTTCCGGTACCGAAATGCCATCCTGAATATCACGGTGGACGGTTTCGGGAATCAGGTCGAGTCCATCACGCTGGACGGCGAACCGCTGGAAGATGCCTTCCTGCCCGCCGATATCAGCGGGGAACATGCCATTGCCATAAAAATGAACGGCCAGGCGTTCGACGGTGCCGCCACCAACCTGGTGGAGAACCGTTTTTCTTTGCCCACGCCGCAGGTAGAACAAAAAGGTTCTGCCTTAAAGTGGGAAGCAATACCGGGCGCTGTCAATTACCTCGTCTACAAGGATGGCGAAGTGCTGGAAAAAACGGCCTCCACTCAGAAGGAAATACCCGCCGGCGAAGTGGCCGAGTACAAAGTCAGCGCTGTGGACGATAAAGGCTACGAGTCCTTCACCAGCGAGCCGCTGCTGGTGGCGCCCGAAACGGCAGTCCGCATTGTAGAAATAGAACAATTCACCGGCGCTTCCCAACTGCCTTACACCAATTATTCAGGATCCGGTTTCGTGGAGGTTTCCAACCAAAAGAACCGGGCGATAGAGTTGATCGTCAATGCCGAAAAAGCCGGCGAATACCTCATAGATTTCCGCTACTCCAACGGCAGTGGCCCCTGGAATACGGACAACAAATGCGCCCTCCGTGACCTGTACGCCAATGGCGAGCGCGTTGGTTCCCTGGTATTTCCCCAGCGGGGGACGGATGAATGGTCGGATTGGGGGTACTCCAACTCCTATGTGGTGGAGCTGAATAAAGGGAAAAACACTCTTCGCCTTTCCTTTGAGGAATGGGATGTGAATATGAATGTAGAGGAGAATAGGGCAATGGTGGATTATGCGAGGGTGGTAGGGTTGTGA
- a CDS encoding peptidase domain-containing ABC transporter, giving the protein MKTNIKQHDVTDCGAACLCSVSAFHKLKLPISRIRQMASTDQKGTNVLGLLEAAEKLGFSAKGVRGDTGCLDKIPLPAIAHVIVEQGLHHFVVVYKVKKKSVIIMDPAVGKRVRLSTEAFRDMWTGILVLLTPNDTFRPGNRQVPVWRRFWELARPHKTILVQALFGAVVYTLLGLSTSIYIQKITDFVLVEGNVNLLNLLSTGMLILLGLQIFIGVLKNIFTIRTGQKIDALLLVEYYKHLLRLPQRFFDTMRVGEIISRVNDAIKIRTFVNDVVINLLVNVLVVAFSFGLMFTYYWKLGLILFAIVPLYALIYLIANSLNKKRERQLMQRSAELESQLVESLNAIKTIKLFGLETFAKVKTESRIIGLLNTSYRSGLNTVFSMHSTEFASKLFVIILLWTGSYFVIHKLITPGELLSFYALVSYFTGPSQSIIHFNKAIQNALIAADRLFEVFDIELEEQGRQMELLPKMIGDIRFEQAHFRYGSRKNVFEGLDLVIPRGKITAIVGESGSGKSTLAALIQKVYPLNEGSIRIGRFDIKYISDDSLRRWVSVVPQKLDLFAGNVIENIAVGELQPDMQRVMEVCQLLGLEALIKSLPSEFNTYLGENGANLSGGQRQRLALARALYRDPEILILDEATSSLDSISEEYVQRAIQVLKSRGKTIIIIAHRLSTVMNADKIVVLENGHIREQGGHRALLGKRGHYFRLWEKQFPQPVRAELNGAVA; this is encoded by the coding sequence ATGAAAACCAATATCAAACAGCATGATGTCACCGACTGCGGCGCCGCCTGCCTCTGCTCGGTATCGGCTTTTCACAAACTGAAGTTGCCCATTTCCAGGATTCGCCAGATGGCCAGCACCGACCAGAAAGGAACCAATGTCCTGGGATTGCTGGAGGCGGCTGAAAAACTGGGCTTTTCTGCCAAGGGGGTGCGGGGCGATACCGGCTGCCTCGACAAGATTCCTTTGCCGGCCATCGCCCATGTGATCGTTGAACAGGGGTTGCATCATTTCGTGGTGGTTTATAAAGTGAAGAAAAAAAGCGTCATCATCATGGACCCCGCCGTTGGGAAGCGCGTCCGGCTTTCTACCGAGGCTTTCCGGGATATGTGGACGGGCATCCTCGTCCTGCTGACGCCCAACGACACCTTCCGCCCCGGCAATCGCCAGGTCCCTGTATGGAGGCGTTTCTGGGAGCTGGCCCGGCCCCACAAGACCATACTGGTGCAGGCGTTGTTTGGCGCAGTGGTGTATACCTTGTTGGGATTATCGACATCCATCTACATTCAAAAGATTACAGACTTTGTCCTCGTGGAAGGCAATGTCAATTTGCTGAACCTGCTCAGCACAGGCATGTTGATCCTGTTGGGGCTGCAGATTTTTATCGGCGTGCTGAAAAACATTTTTACCATCCGCACCGGCCAGAAGATCGACGCCCTCCTGCTGGTGGAATACTACAAACACCTGCTCCGGCTGCCCCAGCGGTTCTTCGACACCATGCGGGTAGGCGAGATCATCTCCAGGGTCAACGACGCAATCAAGATCCGGACTTTTGTCAATGACGTCGTGATCAACTTGCTGGTCAACGTACTGGTAGTGGCGTTTTCTTTCGGGCTGATGTTCACCTATTACTGGAAACTGGGCCTGATCCTTTTCGCCATCGTCCCGCTTTATGCCCTGATTTACCTGATTGCCAACAGCCTGAACAAAAAGCGGGAGCGGCAACTGATGCAGCGCTCCGCCGAGTTGGAAAGCCAACTGGTGGAATCGCTGAACGCCATCAAAACGATCAAGCTGTTTGGGTTGGAAACCTTTGCCAAAGTGAAGACAGAATCCCGGATTATCGGCCTGCTCAATACCAGTTACCGCTCGGGGCTGAATACCGTTTTTTCCATGCACAGCACCGAATTCGCCAGCAAGCTATTCGTCATCATATTGTTGTGGACGGGTTCGTATTTTGTCATCCACAAGTTGATAACCCCTGGAGAGTTGCTCTCCTTTTATGCCTTGGTCAGTTATTTTACCGGCCCCTCACAATCGATTATCCATTTCAACAAGGCCATCCAAAATGCCCTGATCGCCGCCGACCGCCTGTTTGAGGTTTTCGACATAGAACTCGAAGAGCAGGGGCGGCAGATGGAGCTATTGCCGAAAATGATCGGAGACATCCGCTTTGAGCAGGCCCACTTCCGCTACGGGTCCAGGAAAAATGTATTTGAGGGTCTCGACCTGGTCATTCCGAGAGGAAAAATAACGGCAATTGTCGGCGAAAGCGGCTCCGGAAAATCTACCCTTGCTGCTTTGATCCAGAAGGTTTACCCCCTCAATGAGGGCAGCATCCGCATCGGCCGGTTCGACATTAAGTACATTTCCGATGACAGCCTCCGGCGTTGGGTCAGCGTCGTGCCTCAAAAACTTGACCTTTTTGCCGGCAACGTGATAGAAAATATCGCAGTAGGAGAACTACAGCCCGACATGCAACGGGTGATGGAAGTGTGTCAACTCCTGGGGCTGGAGGCGCTGATCAAGAGCCTGCCGTCTGAGTTCAATACTTACCTGGGGGAGAACGGCGCCAACCTCTCGGGTGGCCAGCGCCAACGCCTCGCCCTGGCCCGCGCCCTGTACCGCGACCCGGAAATCCTCATCCTCGATGAAGCGACCTCTTCCCTGGATTCCATATCTGAAGAATACGTACAACGGGCCATCCAGGTTTTGAAAAGCCGCGGAAAGACCATCATCATCATTGCCCACCGCCTGAGCACCGTAATGAATGCTGACAAGATCGTGGTGCTCGAAAACGGCCATATCCGGGAGCAGGGCGGCCATCGGGCTTTGCTGGGCAAGCGCGGCCATTACTTCCGCCTTTGGGAAAAGCAGTTTCCCCAGCCGGTGAGGGCCGAATTGAACGGAGCGGTGGCCTGA
- a CDS encoding nucleotidyltransferase family protein: MRIEEIKEKVIPVLQKHEIIRAGLFGSAARGTSTEKSDIDILVELGNEISLLEFVGIKLELEDLLGQKVDLVEYAAIKPGLKERILAEEIKIYG; the protein is encoded by the coding sequence ATGAGAATTGAAGAAATTAAAGAAAAGGTTATTCCTGTTTTGCAAAAACACGAGATTATCCGGGCGGGATTGTTTGGCTCGGCGGCCAGAGGCACTTCAACGGAAAAAAGCGATATCGATATTTTGGTTGAATTGGGCAACGAGATAAGCCTGCTGGAGTTTGTAGGCATCAAACTTGAACTGGAAGACCTTTTAGGACAAAAAGTAGACCTTGTGGAATATGCGGCGATTAAACCTGGATTGAAGGAAAGAATTCTGGCAGAGGAAATTAAGATATATGGCTAA
- a CDS encoding redoxin domain-containing protein, translating into MVKNILLVSLGLFFFLFLMGTLFINKAIQSPEFAEMKAPPDILETPMKSPVAGIKAVRVPGTDTITLGQGARNGLSFVNFWAPWCRPCLSELPTIEKLYQAQNGKMEFFIISTDGPENQIRAFMKRKGYNFPAYRLVKTPQTDSLDRILPLTALSLGSEALIYHKGAANWNSEVVHQLVEELAGPPKN; encoded by the coding sequence ATGGTAAAGAACATTCTACTCGTTTCACTCGGCCTGTTTTTCTTTCTGTTCTTAATGGGCACTCTATTCATCAATAAGGCCATACAAAGCCCGGAATTTGCAGAAATGAAAGCGCCTCCAGACATACTCGAAACGCCCATGAAAAGCCCGGTTGCCGGCATAAAAGCCGTGAGGGTGCCAGGCACAGACACCATCACTTTAGGCCAGGGCGCCCGAAACGGGCTTTCCTTCGTCAACTTCTGGGCGCCCTGGTGCCGCCCCTGCCTTAGCGAGCTGCCCACTATCGAAAAGCTGTATCAAGCGCAAAATGGCAAAATGGAGTTTTTTATCATCTCCACCGACGGCCCTGAAAACCAGATCAGAGCCTTCATGAAACGGAAGGGCTACAACTTCCCTGCCTATCGGCTGGTAAAAACACCACAAACCGACAGCCTGGACCGCATCTTGCCCCTCACGGCCTTGTCCCTTGGCTCGGAGGCGCTGATCTACCATAAAGGCGCCGCCAACTGGAACAGCGAGGTGGTCCATCAGTTGGTGGAAGAATTGGCTGGCCCTCCGAAAAACTGA
- a CDS encoding peptidylprolyl isomerase: MKTLFQRLAGKAGTPKNNNPTVTLRTHLGAIKLELYPKQAPATCANFLRYVQEGRYAGASFYRTVTLDNQPGARTNIEIIQGGLGFGENTQRLPPIPHEGTARTGLRHLDGTLSMTRNEQGASSEFFICIGDHPQLDEGGIRHGDGKGFAAFGRVIKGMPIVRMIHRMPNKNQMLYGPVEVEMAG, encoded by the coding sequence ATGAAAACGTTATTTCAACGATTGGCCGGCAAAGCCGGAACCCCAAAAAACAACAACCCCACCGTTACCCTGCGCACCCATCTGGGGGCCATCAAGCTGGAGCTCTATCCTAAACAGGCGCCCGCCACCTGCGCCAATTTCCTGCGTTATGTGCAGGAAGGGCGCTACGCCGGCGCCTCCTTCTACCGCACCGTCACGCTGGACAACCAGCCTGGCGCCCGCACCAACATCGAGATCATTCAGGGAGGGCTGGGCTTTGGCGAAAATACCCAACGCCTGCCCCCCATCCCGCACGAAGGCACCGCCCGCACCGGCCTGCGCCACCTCGACGGCACCCTCTCCATGACCCGCAACGAGCAGGGGGCCAGCTCCGAGTTCTTCATCTGCATTGGCGACCACCCGCAACTGGACGAGGGAGGCATCCGGCATGGAGACGGCAAAGGCTTTGCTGCCTTTGGGCGGGTTATCAAGGGCATGCCGATCGTGCGCATGATCCATCGAATGCCGAATAAGAACCAGATGTTGTACGGGCCGGTGGAGGTAGAGATGGCAGGATGA